Proteins found in one Sporosarcina jeotgali genomic segment:
- a CDS encoding ATP-dependent Clp protease ATP-binding subunit, producing MRCQHCEKNQATMNLRLQVNQQAMQVNLCSSCFQELQGQLSAGNIPSFSTESYQANGPKQTYTQVREPESHEPGLLDQLGKNLSDDAQEGLIDPVIGRNQEIKRVIETLNRRNKNNPVLIGEPGVGKTAIAEGLAVKIHEGDVPAKLLNKKVYVLDVASLVTNTGIRGQFEERMKQLIEELETRQDVLLFVDEIHLLVGAGTAEGSKMDAGNILKPALARGTLQLIGATTLKEYRQIEKDAALERRFQPIIVKEPSAEDTIKILNGIKDRYENFHSVSYSDEAVQAFVTLSQRYIQDRFLPDKAIDLMDEAGARLNLEQTSAGDSESLEMRLQEIVQQKEQAADQENYEKAANLRAEEVQLKKKLEEAKQNGESGHTEVSVADIELIVEEKTGIPVTKLQAAEQAKMKGLAESLGKKIIGQSEAVQKVAKAIRRSRAGLKSKDRPIGSFLFVGPTGVGKTEITKVLAEELFGSRDTLIRLDMSEYMEKHATSKVIGSPPGYVGHEEAGQLTEQIRRNPYSILLLDEIEKAHPDVQNMFLQIMEDGRLTDSHGRTVSFKDTVIIMTSNAGTGVAQKASVGFNQTEHESVTMLETLSDYFKPEFLNRFDAIVAFNELSEEDLLEIVDLMLMDLQKTIEENDINLSITQEAKQALVKLGYDKRFGARPLRRVIQDKIEDPLTDLLLENETVGHVSVDIVGEEIAVQRA from the coding sequence ATGAGATGCCAACATTGTGAAAAAAACCAAGCAACTATGAATTTAAGGCTGCAAGTGAATCAGCAAGCGATGCAGGTAAATCTATGCAGTTCCTGCTTTCAAGAATTACAAGGTCAACTGAGTGCAGGGAACATACCGTCATTCTCAACTGAATCTTACCAGGCGAATGGGCCAAAACAAACATATACGCAAGTGAGAGAGCCTGAAAGTCACGAGCCGGGATTACTGGACCAGTTAGGCAAAAACTTATCCGATGATGCACAAGAAGGTTTAATAGACCCAGTAATCGGACGCAATCAGGAAATTAAGCGCGTAATCGAAACTCTAAATAGAAGAAACAAAAATAATCCTGTCTTGATTGGAGAACCGGGTGTTGGTAAAACTGCGATTGCTGAAGGGCTTGCAGTGAAAATCCACGAAGGTGATGTGCCAGCGAAATTATTGAACAAAAAAGTATACGTGCTGGATGTTGCATCCCTTGTTACAAATACGGGAATCCGGGGACAATTTGAAGAGCGGATGAAGCAGCTGATTGAGGAATTGGAAACGCGTCAGGATGTTTTATTGTTCGTAGATGAAATTCACTTACTCGTTGGAGCTGGAACAGCCGAAGGGTCTAAGATGGATGCAGGAAATATCTTAAAACCTGCGTTAGCCAGAGGTACGTTACAGCTGATTGGCGCAACAACGCTTAAAGAATACCGACAAATTGAAAAAGATGCTGCCCTTGAACGTCGATTCCAGCCAATCATCGTTAAAGAACCATCTGCAGAAGATACAATTAAAATTTTGAACGGTATTAAAGATCGTTACGAAAACTTCCACAGTGTCAGCTATTCAGACGAAGCGGTACAAGCGTTTGTAACGCTTTCACAGCGCTATATCCAGGACCGTTTTTTACCAGATAAAGCGATTGACTTGATGGATGAGGCGGGCGCACGATTAAATCTGGAACAGACATCCGCTGGAGATTCAGAATCTCTGGAAATGCGCTTGCAAGAAATCGTTCAGCAAAAAGAGCAAGCCGCAGATCAAGAGAATTATGAAAAAGCAGCCAACCTGCGTGCTGAAGAAGTGCAATTAAAGAAAAAGTTAGAGGAAGCAAAACAAAACGGAGAATCCGGGCATACAGAAGTATCTGTTGCGGATATCGAATTGATTGTAGAAGAGAAAACAGGTATTCCAGTGACAAAACTTCAAGCTGCAGAGCAAGCAAAAATGAAAGGACTTGCCGAAAGTCTGGGGAAGAAAATTATTGGCCAGTCTGAAGCGGTTCAAAAAGTCGCAAAAGCAATCCGCCGCAGCCGTGCTGGATTAAAATCCAAGGATCGACCGATCGGATCATTCCTTTTTGTCGGACCAACTGGTGTTGGGAAAACGGAAATTACTAAGGTTTTGGCGGAAGAGTTATTCGGTTCCCGTGATACGTTAATCCGTCTGGACATGAGTGAGTATATGGAGAAGCATGCCACTTCCAAAGTCATCGGGTCACCTCCTGGCTATGTCGGTCATGAAGAAGCTGGTCAATTGACGGAACAAATTCGTAGAAATCCATACTCAATTTTGTTGCTCGATGAAATCGAAAAAGCTCACCCCGATGTGCAAAACATGTTCCTGCAAATTATGGAGGACGGCCGATTGACGGACTCGCATGGCCGTACTGTAAGTTTCAAAGATACAGTCATCATTATGACGAGCAATGCAGGAACAGGCGTTGCTCAAAAAGCAAGTGTCGGCTTCAATCAGACAGAGCATGAGTCTGTAACGATGTTAGAAACCTTAAGTGATTATTTCAAACCAGAGTTTCTAAATCGTTTTGATGCGATTGTTGCATTCAACGAACTATCAGAAGAAGACCTTCTGGAGATTGTAGATTTGATGCTTATGGATCTTCAAAAAACTATTGAAGAAAATGACATCAACCTCTCCATTACTCAAGAAGCAAAGCAAGCACTTGTGAAATTAGGCTATGACAAACGCTTCGGCGCTCGTCCGCTGCGAAGAGTGATTCAAGACAAAATTGAAGATCCTTTGACAGATCTTTTATTGGAAAATGAGACCGTTGGACATGTAAGTGTGGATATTGTCGGGGAAGAAATTGCGGTACAGCGAGCTTAA
- a CDS encoding MarR family winged helix-turn-helix transcriptional regulator, translating to MMKDFLSLDKQLCFAVYETAGEFNKLYTSALKSFGLTYPQYLVLLALWEKDEVTMKELGERVNLGTGTLNPMISRMQENGWLRKQRSKEDERKVYVTLEEKAFQEQRAITRRVAEEVQLCNISLTEYEELMEKLNGLHRKLKQRSTTIDL from the coding sequence ATGATGAAAGATTTCCTTTCACTCGACAAACAGCTTTGTTTCGCTGTCTATGAAACTGCTGGAGAGTTTAACAAATTGTATACGAGTGCTCTAAAATCATTTGGACTGACGTATCCTCAATACTTAGTATTATTAGCATTATGGGAAAAAGATGAAGTGACAATGAAGGAACTGGGGGAGCGGGTAAACCTGGGAACAGGTACTCTGAATCCAATGATTTCACGAATGCAGGAAAATGGCTGGCTTCGTAAACAACGCTCTAAAGAAGACGAGCGGAAAGTATATGTAACCCTTGAAGAAAAAGCCTTCCAGGAGCAACGTGCGATTACAAGACGGGTTGCAGAAGAAGTACAGTTATGCAACATTAGTTTGACAGAATATGAAGAGCTGATGGAGAAGCTGAATGGTCTGCATCGTAAATTGAAGCAACGCTCGACAACTATTGATTTGTAA
- a CDS encoding GNAT family N-acetyltransferase, translated as MGIAIGDSTLWGKGIGYNSCLCMMDHASDRFGITIFHAETNETNMRASKMLERIGFKEVGRMGTEEYLGVETRLIQYRLSS; from the coding sequence TTGGGAATTGCAATTGGTGACAGTACGCTATGGGGAAAGGGAATTGGATATAATTCCTGTCTGTGCATGATGGATCATGCATCTGACCGCTTTGGGATTACAATTTTTCATGCTGAAACAAACGAGACGAATATGCGAGCTAGTAAGATGCTGGAAAGAATAGGATTTAAGGAAGTTGGCAGAATGGGTACTGAGGAATACTTAGGTGTTGAAACTAGGTTAATACAATACAGGTTGTCTTCTTAA
- a CDS encoding glutathione peroxidase, with amino-acid sequence MGSIYDFEVKKANGEMLSLKEYEGKPLLIVNTASKCGFAPQFGGLQELYEEYKDQGLTVLGFPCDQFNDQEFDNIDETTEFCQVNYGVTFPVFAKVDVNGDHADPLFTHLTSEKKGMLSKKIKWNFTKFLVDRDGKVVNRYAPQTAPEKLAEDVEKLL; translated from the coding sequence ATGGGTTCAATTTATGATTTCGAAGTGAAAAAAGCAAATGGTGAAATGCTGTCGCTAAAGGAATATGAAGGCAAGCCGCTCCTTATTGTCAATACAGCGAGTAAATGCGGGTTTGCACCTCAGTTTGGCGGACTGCAGGAATTATATGAAGAATATAAAGACCAAGGCTTAACAGTTTTAGGCTTTCCTTGCGATCAATTCAACGACCAAGAGTTTGATAATATAGATGAAACTACAGAATTTTGCCAAGTGAATTACGGTGTTACATTTCCCGTATTCGCTAAAGTTGATGTAAATGGGGACCATGCTGATCCCTTATTCACTCATTTAACTTCAGAGAAGAAAGGAATGCTATCAAAAAAGATTAAGTGGAACTTCACTAAGTTTTTAGTGGATCGTGATGGAAAAGTGGTAAATCGATACGCTCCGCAGACGGCTCCTGAGAAATTGGCAGAAGATGTGGAAAAGCTCCTATGA
- a CDS encoding LrgB family protein, translated as MQLILLSLGFILMTIAIYFAMTVLYMKVHLPFLVPIITTTIVIIVILVLFNIPYETYMFGGQWIDKLLGPAVVSLAIPLYKQKELLKRHIFPILTGVLAGCLTGMVTGVLLAKSAGFPKELVLSILPKSITTPIAMQIATQIGGVPALAAVFVIIAGISGVLLSHYFLAFFKLDTTLGRGIGLGVATHAIGTSKAIEYGEQEASLSSVAMTLSAIFGSILGPVVALLFY; from the coding sequence ATGCAGCTGATTCTTCTATCATTGGGATTCATACTCATGACGATTGCAATCTATTTTGCAATGACTGTGCTTTATATGAAAGTCCACTTACCATTTTTAGTACCCATCATTACCACTACAATTGTCATTATCGTCATTCTGGTTCTGTTTAATATTCCTTATGAAACGTATATGTTTGGCGGACAGTGGATTGATAAGCTTCTCGGCCCTGCCGTGGTCTCGCTGGCGATTCCTTTATATAAACAAAAAGAATTATTGAAGCGTCATATCTTTCCGATTCTGACTGGCGTTTTGGCCGGATGTCTGACAGGGATGGTTACGGGCGTGCTGCTTGCGAAAAGTGCCGGATTTCCAAAAGAACTTGTCTTATCCATTTTGCCTAAATCGATTACGACGCCAATTGCGATGCAAATTGCAACGCAAATCGGCGGAGTTCCAGCACTGGCAGCCGTTTTTGTCATCATTGCTGGAATCTCGGGTGTGCTACTAAGTCACTATTTCCTCGCATTCTTCAAGTTGGACACGACTCTTGGACGTGGAATTGGATTAGGTGTCGCCACCCATGCTATCGGAACTTCCAAAGCGATTGAATACGGTGAACAGGAAGCGTCGTTAAGTTCTGTTGCAATGACTCTTTCTGCTATTTTCGGATCCATTCTCGGGCCAGTGGTTGCTCTGTTATTTTATTGA
- a CDS encoding TldD/PmbA family protein yields MDIQQFQEELLSKAQDAKFEEAEFYYEKSNSFQVKIFEGEIDSYETSEEAGVGFRGLYNGSMGYAYTEKIDEDSISFLIESAKANADVLDEDDGTDIFEGSEHYSEHSRYSEELAAVSIPDKIEFIKEVEKKTLAYDSRITSLNYCMIQDFTEERVLANNKGLSLQGKTNGLIIFVSAVAKDGEEMKTGAGVRLTRDFNSLNAEEIAKEAAEEALSKLGETSIPSRKYPVIMRHDASASLLAAFTPIFSAEEAQKEQSLLKDKVGEGIGAETFSIVDDPFHPEALLGKNFDGEGVATEKTMIISNGTLKTLLHNRKTAKKDGVSSTGHASKASYKSTLSVAPDNLYIAPGEESQEELIAAMEEGVLITELSGLHSGTSTISGDFSVAASGFYIKDGKISSPVKQMTIAGNFFDYMNGIESVGADLKFVPGGYGSPSVKVKALSVTVD; encoded by the coding sequence ATGGATATTCAACAATTTCAGGAAGAATTACTCAGTAAAGCACAGGATGCCAAGTTTGAAGAAGCTGAATTTTACTATGAGAAATCGAATTCGTTTCAAGTAAAGATATTTGAAGGTGAAATAGACAGCTATGAAACTTCTGAAGAAGCCGGTGTTGGATTCAGGGGTCTGTACAATGGCAGCATGGGCTATGCATATACGGAAAAAATCGATGAGGATTCTATTTCCTTCTTAATTGAAAGTGCCAAAGCGAATGCCGACGTTTTGGATGAAGATGATGGGACAGATATTTTTGAAGGAAGTGAACACTACTCGGAGCATTCCCGTTACAGTGAGGAGCTTGCAGCTGTTTCAATCCCTGACAAAATCGAGTTCATCAAAGAAGTGGAAAAGAAAACGCTGGCTTACGATTCCAGGATTACTTCGTTGAATTATTGCATGATCCAGGACTTCACGGAGGAGCGGGTGCTTGCCAACAATAAAGGTCTTTCATTACAAGGTAAAACCAATGGTCTCATCATTTTTGTTTCCGCGGTTGCAAAAGATGGGGAAGAGATGAAAACAGGTGCGGGCGTTCGATTGACACGGGATTTCAATTCGTTGAATGCCGAGGAGATTGCTAAAGAAGCTGCGGAAGAAGCGCTTTCTAAGTTGGGAGAGACATCCATCCCGTCACGTAAGTATCCGGTCATTATGCGGCATGATGCGTCTGCCTCATTGTTAGCAGCATTTACACCGATCTTTTCGGCAGAAGAAGCGCAAAAAGAACAGTCCTTGCTGAAAGACAAAGTTGGTGAAGGAATTGGTGCGGAAACCTTCAGCATTGTTGACGATCCATTTCATCCGGAAGCGTTGTTAGGAAAAAACTTCGACGGTGAAGGAGTAGCTACTGAAAAAACGATGATTATATCAAATGGCACCCTTAAAACCCTTCTTCATAATCGGAAAACGGCAAAAAAAGATGGTGTTTCTTCAACTGGCCATGCGAGTAAAGCATCTTATAAAAGCACGTTATCCGTAGCGCCTGACAATTTATACATTGCTCCAGGGGAAGAAAGTCAGGAAGAACTGATCGCCGCTATGGAGGAGGGGGTATTGATTACAGAATTGTCTGGTCTTCACTCAGGAACAAGTACGATATCCGGTGATTTTTCAGTAGCTGCATCAGGGTTCTATATCAAAGATGGAAAAATCTCTTCCCCTGTGAAACAGATGACAATTGCAGGAAACTTCTTTGACTATATGAATGGAATCGAATCGGTGGGAGCTGATTTGAAATTCGTTCCGGGCGGGTATGGTTCACCTTCAGTAAAAGTAAAAGCATTGTCGGTCACCGTGGATTAA
- a CDS encoding CidA/LrgA family holin-like protein, which produces MKIIVKLSQVAVLYGFYLAGSWIHDFLHIPLPGSIIGLLLVWGLLSTNLLQLKWIESGAHALLSVLPIFFIPATVAVMNYGHFFSGKGSLLIPITIVSTFLTMGMASFVSQSVAKRMDKKKAGSECS; this is translated from the coding sequence ATGAAAATTATAGTTAAGCTGAGTCAAGTCGCCGTACTATATGGTTTTTACTTAGCGGGAAGCTGGATACATGACTTCCTCCACATCCCGCTTCCGGGCAGCATTATAGGTTTATTGTTAGTTTGGGGATTATTAAGCACAAACCTTTTACAATTGAAATGGATAGAATCAGGAGCGCATGCCCTCTTATCGGTTCTGCCTATATTTTTCATCCCTGCAACTGTTGCTGTCATGAATTATGGCCACTTCTTTTCTGGCAAAGGCAGCTTGTTAATTCCAATTACAATTGTCAGTACGTTTTTAACGATGGGAATGGCCAGTTTTGTTAGCCAATCGGTCGCAAAGCGGATGGACAAGAAAAAGGCGGGATCTGAATGCAGCTGA
- a CDS encoding organic hydroperoxide resistance protein: protein MKPFYETTIINTGGRDGSVYSPDNIFNLDVAKPAALGGDVTTASNPEQLFAAGYSACFNSALELQLEKDQVEFESSEVIATVALYPDKEDKGVKLGVKLEVSIEGVEHAVALEYAHKAHNYCPYSKAMRGNIEVELFVN, encoded by the coding sequence ATGAAACCATTTTACGAAACTACGATTATTAATACAGGCGGCCGGGATGGATCGGTTTATTCACCGGACAATATCTTCAATTTAGATGTAGCCAAACCGGCTGCACTTGGGGGAGATGTGACAACTGCTTCAAATCCTGAACAGTTATTTGCGGCTGGATATAGTGCATGTTTTAACAGCGCACTTGAACTTCAATTAGAAAAAGACCAAGTCGAGTTTGAAAGCAGTGAAGTTATAGCAACTGTTGCGTTGTATCCAGATAAGGAAGACAAAGGCGTGAAGCTCGGGGTCAAACTGGAAGTTTCAATTGAGGGAGTAGAACATGCAGTAGCTTTAGAATATGCACACAAAGCGCACAACTATTGCCCATACTCAAAAGCGATGCGCGGTAATATAGAAGTTGAACTATTTGTTAACTAA
- a CDS encoding TldD/PmbA family protein gives MIKQSIIENVLEAALSTGGDFSEVFIEDKFVNSIELQSDKVEKSISGRDFGIGIRIFSGLQNVYTYTSDFTEEGLIEAAKRAALAISGGGNGIIHPLQKEIVQPIHTIAQLPQTVEHARKVAVMRKANEIAKSYDERIRQVGLRYVDEEQHVLIANSEGKFVEDQRVHSRLAIQSTAMDGGEMQSGFYGPGAHAGFEFIENLDLQHYAGEASRIAVTMLGADECPSGKFPVIIDNEFGGVIFHEACGHGLEATSVAKNNSVFANRIGEKVAPDIVTYIDDGTLPNEWGSLSIDDEGEKTRKNVLIENGILKGYMIDKFNARRMNTEATGSSRRQSYRFNPTSRMTNTYIAPGQSTPEEIISSTENGIYAKYMGGGQVNPATGDYNFAVAEAYLVKDGKIDRPLRGATLIGNGAKTLQMVDKVGNNLAHGAGMCGSVSGSLPVNVGQPMLRVSEITVGGTKGE, from the coding sequence ATGATTAAACAATCCATTATAGAAAACGTATTGGAAGCCGCGTTATCCACTGGCGGTGATTTTTCAGAGGTTTTCATAGAAGACAAGTTTGTCAATTCGATAGAGCTGCAGAGCGATAAAGTTGAAAAAAGTATATCGGGGCGTGATTTCGGAATAGGGATCCGTATTTTCTCAGGGCTTCAAAATGTGTATACGTATACTTCTGATTTCACGGAAGAAGGGTTAATTGAAGCGGCAAAGCGTGCTGCTTTAGCAATCAGCGGCGGCGGAAATGGAATTATCCATCCTCTGCAAAAAGAGATTGTTCAACCGATTCATACGATTGCCCAGCTTCCGCAAACCGTTGAGCATGCACGGAAAGTAGCAGTGATGCGAAAAGCGAACGAAATTGCCAAAAGTTATGATGAGCGAATCCGGCAAGTGGGGCTTCGTTATGTTGATGAAGAGCAGCATGTCTTAATTGCAAATTCTGAAGGCAAGTTTGTCGAAGATCAGCGTGTCCATTCCAGACTTGCGATTCAATCGACAGCGATGGATGGCGGAGAAATGCAGAGCGGGTTCTATGGTCCCGGTGCTCATGCCGGTTTTGAATTCATCGAAAATCTGGATTTGCAGCATTACGCAGGCGAGGCATCCCGTATTGCTGTGACGATGCTTGGTGCAGACGAGTGTCCAAGTGGAAAGTTCCCGGTGATTATCGATAACGAATTCGGTGGAGTGATTTTCCATGAAGCGTGCGGACATGGCCTTGAGGCGACTTCAGTGGCAAAGAATAACTCGGTCTTTGCAAATCGAATCGGGGAAAAGGTGGCACCTGATATTGTGACCTATATCGATGATGGGACGCTTCCTAATGAGTGGGGCTCGTTATCGATTGACGATGAAGGAGAGAAAACCCGTAAAAATGTATTGATTGAAAATGGAATCTTAAAAGGCTATATGATTGATAAATTTAACGCACGTCGCATGAATACAGAGGCAACGGGATCTTCTCGTCGTCAGTCGTATCGATTTAACCCTACTTCCAGAATGACAAACACGTATATCGCGCCAGGACAATCGACACCGGAAGAAATCATTTCTTCAACAGAAAATGGAATTTACGCGAAGTATATGGGCGGCGGTCAAGTGAATCCGGCAACTGGGGATTACAACTTTGCCGTTGCTGAAGCCTACTTAGTGAAGGATGGAAAGATTGATCGTCCATTGCGCGGCGCCACGCTGATTGGGAATGGTGCAAAAACGTTACAGATGGTCGATAAAGTCGGCAATAACTTAGCGCATGGAGCTGGAATGTGCGGGTCTGTCAGCGGCAGCCTCCCTGTAAATGTGGGGCAGCCTATGTTGCGTGTTAGTGAAATTACTGTCGGTGGGACAAAGGGGGAGTAA
- a CDS encoding RNA polymerase sigma factor, whose amino-acid sequence MSSYKWFDNYFDAVYSYILLQVKHVQTAEDLAQETFIKVIAKEHQFKEQSSVKTWIFRIAYTTVISHFRKKHPLTHFIDLPSNCNLLDISAEKTALLNFQHKEFYEALGKLKPSYQQVITLRKVQEFSTKETAVILNCTESKVKMSLSRALAAFKEELEKGGFTIDTLVR is encoded by the coding sequence ATGTCCAGTTACAAGTGGTTTGATAACTACTTCGATGCCGTATACAGCTATATTCTTCTGCAGGTTAAACACGTTCAGACAGCGGAAGACTTAGCTCAGGAGACATTTATCAAGGTGATCGCAAAAGAACACCAATTCAAAGAGCAATCGTCTGTGAAGACTTGGATTTTCCGTATTGCCTATACGACTGTCATCAGCCATTTTCGTAAGAAACATCCATTGACTCACTTTATTGATCTGCCAAGCAACTGCAATCTTCTCGATATATCCGCAGAAAAGACTGCACTTTTAAATTTTCAGCATAAAGAATTTTACGAGGCACTCGGGAAACTAAAACCAAGTTACCAGCAAGTAATCACGTTACGCAAAGTCCAAGAATTTTCCACTAAAGAGACTGCGGTGATACTAAACTGCACCGAGAGCAAAGTGAAAATGAGCCTGTCCCGTGCGCTGGCAGCATTTAAGGAAGAATTGGAGAAGGGAGGTTTTACAATTGACACACTTGTCCGATGA
- a CDS encoding YqhV family protein, with protein sequence MIGVIERALLFIILLRVISGSIEISAAALMYKFNDLEKAFYINSMLALVGPVILIVTTGLALSGLTEKISLTRMVCLFAGISLILFSLKAK encoded by the coding sequence GTGATTGGAGTTATTGAGAGGGCGTTACTTTTTATCATATTGTTACGAGTGATTTCGGGGAGTATTGAAATATCGGCTGCTGCATTAATGTACAAATTCAATGACTTGGAAAAGGCTTTCTACATTAACAGCATGCTGGCTCTAGTTGGTCCGGTTATCTTGATTGTCACAACAGGACTTGCACTCAGCGGACTCACTGAAAAGATCTCTTTGACGAGGATGGTATGTCTGTTTGCAGGAATTTCTCTCATTTTGTTCAGTTTGAAGGCCAAGTGA
- a CDS encoding PadR family transcriptional regulator: MLYKVKRRGISLSSTQMLKGIIDGCLLAIIQKGEVYGYELAEKLEDFGFDSFSEGTIYPLLLRMQKEELVTSTLKKSTAGPKRKYYTLTPKGEIELGNFHNRWNILQVNVNNVLYSITDTEGEGKNE; encoded by the coding sequence ATGTTATACAAGGTAAAGAGGAGGGGAATTAGTTTGTCATCAACACAGATGTTGAAAGGAATCATTGATGGGTGCTTATTAGCTATCATACAAAAGGGGGAAGTTTATGGTTATGAACTGGCAGAGAAGTTGGAGGATTTCGGATTTGATTCTTTTAGTGAAGGTACAATTTATCCATTGTTATTGCGTATGCAAAAAGAAGAACTTGTTACATCTACTTTAAAGAAGTCTACTGCTGGTCCTAAAAGAAAGTATTATACTTTAACTCCCAAGGGAGAAATAGAATTAGGTAATTTTCATAATCGGTGGAATATATTGCAAGTCAATGTAAACAACGTTTTATATTCCATAACAGATACAGAAGGAGAGGGAAAAAATGAGTAG
- a CDS encoding M42 family metallopeptidase — MTYKPDTAETKKLIQQLVSIPSPSGYTNEVITFVEDYLKKFNVKTMRNRKGGLIATLPGKNNEEHRMLTAHVDTLGAMVKEVKSNGRLKLDLIGGYNYNSIEGEYCQIHTASGKTITGTILMHQTSVHVYKDAGKADRNQVNMEVRIDANVKNEKEVRALGIEVGDFVSLDPRVEICDNGFIKSRHLDDKASVAILLQLIKQLHEEKITLPVTTHFLISNNEEIGYGGNSNIPEETVEYLAVDMGAMGDGQSTDEYTVSICAKDGSGPYHLGLRNSLVELAKKRDIAYKLDIYPYYGSDASAAIRAGHDIIHGLIGPGIDSSHAFERTHEDSLECTLQLLYYYVQSELQQY; from the coding sequence ATGACATATAAACCAGATACGGCTGAAACAAAAAAACTGATCCAGCAACTTGTATCGATTCCAAGTCCTTCAGGCTATACAAATGAGGTCATCACTTTTGTCGAAGATTATTTGAAAAAGTTCAATGTGAAAACGATGCGCAACCGTAAAGGCGGACTGATTGCCACACTGCCTGGTAAAAACAATGAGGAGCACCGCATGCTGACGGCCCACGTGGATACGCTTGGCGCTATGGTAAAAGAAGTGAAAAGCAATGGACGACTGAAACTCGATTTGATTGGCGGCTATAACTACAATTCAATTGAAGGCGAGTACTGTCAAATTCATACGGCTTCAGGCAAAACGATTACAGGCACGATCTTAATGCACCAAACTTCTGTACACGTGTACAAAGATGCTGGCAAAGCAGACCGAAACCAAGTAAATATGGAAGTCCGCATTGATGCGAATGTGAAGAACGAGAAGGAAGTCCGCGCTCTCGGCATAGAAGTCGGTGATTTTGTATCACTCGATCCGCGTGTGGAGATTTGTGATAATGGGTTTATCAAGTCCCGCCACTTGGATGATAAAGCCAGTGTCGCGATTTTGCTGCAGCTTATTAAACAACTCCATGAAGAGAAAATCACTTTACCGGTTACAACACATTTCTTAATTTCCAACAATGAAGAAATCGGTTATGGCGGGAATTCCAATATTCCAGAGGAAACTGTCGAGTATTTAGCAGTCGATATGGGTGCAATGGGGGATGGCCAATCTACAGATGAATACACGGTGTCCATTTGTGCAAAAGACGGAAGCGGCCCTTACCACCTGGGACTGCGCAACTCACTCGTTGAATTAGCGAAAAAACGAGACATTGCCTACAAGCTCGATATTTATCCGTACTATGGATCTGATGCATCCGCAGCCATCAGAGCAGGACATGACATCATTCACGGACTGATTGGACCGGGCATTGACTCTTCACACGCGTTTGAACGCACACATGAGGATTCGCTGGAATGTACATTGCAGCTGCTTTATTATTATGTGCAGTCAGAGTTACAGCAGTATTGA